A stretch of Triticum aestivum cultivar Chinese Spring chromosome 1D, IWGSC CS RefSeq v2.1, whole genome shotgun sequence DNA encodes these proteins:
- the LOC123181023 gene encoding ribonuclease 1, with translation MAQRTISLCLILGLLAAAAPANATSFDFYYLVLMWPGAYCVDSEYGCCVPKYGYPAEDFFVQSFTTFDLSLNKAIVRCNSDKPFDINKLEPIENNLNHYWSNIHCPRTDGTSTWKSEWRSYGVCSGLKEVDYFRAALNLRKNADVLGALAEQGINPDYRLYSTEHIKWAVNQKLGVMPGVQCRDGPFGKKQLYQIYLCVDKNGEAFIDCPKLPKLQCPEEVLFHPFHTWMLNATSPAKIMLPTEA, from the exons ATGGCCCAGAGGACAATTTCATTGTGCCTAATCCTTGGCTTACTAGCCGCGGCAGCACCTGCCAATGCAACCAGCTTTGATTTCTATTACCTCGTCCTAATG TGGCCTGGAGCATACTGTGTGGACAGCGAGTACGGATGTTGCGTGCCCAAGTACGGATACCCGGCGGAGGATTTCTTCGTCCAGAGCTTCACGACCTTCGACTTGTCGCTGAACAAAGCCATCGTGAGATGCAATAGCGACAAACCATTCGACATTAACAAG CTGGAGCCAATTGAGAACAACTTGAACCACTACTGGAGCAACATCCATTGTCCGCGCACCGACGGGACGAGCACCTGGAAGAGCGAGTGGCGTAGCTACGGCGTCTGCTCGGGCCTCAAGGAGGTGGACTACTTCAGGGCCGCCCTCAACCTCCGCAAGAACGCCGACGTCCTCGGCGCTCTCGCCGAGCAGGGCATCAACCCGGACTACAGGCTGTACAGCACGGAGCACATCAAGTGGGCGGTGAACCAGAAGCTTGGAGTGATGCCTGGGGTGCAGTGCAGGGACGGGCCGTTCGGTAAGAAGCAGCTCTACCAGATCTACCTCTGCGTCGACAAGAACGGCGAGGCCTTCATCGACTGTCCCAAGCTGCCTAAACTGCAGTGCCCTGAGGAGGTCCTCTTCCACCCCTTTCACACGTGGATGCTCAACGCCACATCGCCTGCCAAGATCATGTTGCCAACCGAGGCCTGA